In Fibrobacter sp., the following are encoded in one genomic region:
- a CDS encoding TIGR02147 family protein, which translates to MKPIVEYLDYRVYMQEFYEERKRTSAFTWREFSKLSGFASSGYLKLVCDGKTRLRKAGAESVAKAMGLSGFQVEYFCCMVEFCDARTNEEKQAAYGEMCRLADANKVRILGGEAYSYFSSWINPTLRELAPIMPGAKPLEMARMLCPSVPAADVRYSLDQMVQMGLLRRIESDGRVTYEQADVGINPVDNADHKAAINVAVRSMQKQFARLAADALDEFDGSERNLSGITMGLDRVAYERVAKEMAKFRKKIESIVSEVKDYDRVYRINLQMFPLTRKLEENNEK; encoded by the coding sequence ATGAAACCCATTGTCGAATATCTTGATTATCGCGTGTATATGCAGGAGTTCTACGAAGAGCGTAAGAGAACTTCCGCTTTTACGTGGCGTGAATTTTCCAAGCTCTCCGGTTTTGCGTCGTCGGGATATTTGAAGCTGGTGTGCGACGGCAAGACCCGCTTGCGTAAGGCCGGTGCAGAAAGTGTTGCCAAGGCTATGGGGCTGAGCGGTTTCCAGGTGGAATACTTTTGCTGCATGGTGGAATTTTGCGACGCCCGGACAAACGAAGAAAAACAAGCGGCTTATGGTGAAATGTGCCGTTTGGCAGATGCCAACAAGGTCCGTATTTTAGGTGGCGAGGCGTACTCCTATTTTTCCAGCTGGATAAATCCCACGTTGCGTGAGTTGGCTCCCATTATGCCGGGGGCAAAGCCTCTGGAAATGGCCCGCATGCTGTGCCCTTCTGTACCTGCCGCCGATGTGCGCTACTCTCTGGATCAAATGGTTCAGATGGGGCTTCTGCGACGAATCGAGAGTGATGGTCGCGTAACTTACGAGCAGGCCGATGTAGGTATCAATCCTGTTGACAATGCGGATCACAAGGCTGCCATCAATGTGGCGGTTCGTTCCATGCAAAAGCAGTTCGCCCGCCTGGCTGCCGATGCCCTGGATGAATTCGACGGGTCGGAACGGAACCTGTCGGGAATAACCATGGGTCTGGACCGCGTCGCCTATGAGCGTGTGGCAAAGGAAATGGCGAAGTTCCGCAAGAAAATTGAATCCATCGTGTCGGAAGTCAAGGACTATGACCGCGTTTATCGTATAAATTTACAGATGTTTCCCCTGACTCGGAAACTGGAGGAGAATAATGAGAAGTAA